The Azospirillum baldaniorum DNA window TGGGGCTCGACATGCTTCGTGACCCGCTGGGCCAGCAGCTCGTAAAGGTGGGCGCGTTCCTTCTCATTGCTCGCGATCTTGAGCGTCGGCGTGATGATGAGTTTCATTTCGGAGGCGGTGAGGAGGCCGCAGCGGGCGGCGAGCCATTCATCGGTTCCTTGGACGAGCCCGTCGTGGTGGACGATGTGGGTCTTGCTGATGACGCTCATGCCGAAATTCCTTCCTGCGAGGCTGCATCCTTCGTCATGCGATCCCGCGCCCTGACCTTCTCGGCGACGGACAGGTGCCCGACGGACTGATTGCAGGCGGCGTGCGCCAGGACGAGGTTGCTGATGTGGTTGGGTCCGCCGTGGACAGCGGGCACGAGGTGCTCGACGGTGATGTCATCGCCGAGGGGCCGGCCGCAGAAAAAGCAGCCGTCGCCGTCGCGGGACAGCAGGGCGTTGATCTGGTGACGGACCTTGCCCTTGCCCTTGGCCTTGCGAGCGCCGACCGACCATGACGCTCCGGCCCGGAAGGCGGCGAACGCCTCATCGGCGCCACCCTGCCAGCTCGACACCTGCCCCTTGCCGTTCCGGTAGACCACACCGATTCCCTGCGGCGTCGTGAACCGGGCGACCTCGAAGGCGTTGGATGGGGCCAGCACTTCGGACCCGCGCGACACCAGGAAGTCCTTGAACTTCGGGAAGTGTTTGCGGAAGGCGTCCACGCTGGCCGGGAGGGTGGCGTTCATGCTGGCCCCGCTCAGTAGGAGATGCGGACGCAGGGCACCTCGCCCTTCGCGATCGCCTCGACCGCGGTGCGGGCGGCGCCCTCTGACAGCCCGGCGGCGACGAGTGCGTTCATCGCGGCGCGGTTGATGGACCCGCGGTGCGCCCGATCCTCCTCGCGGCGGCGCTGCGCCTCCTCCTCGGCCTTGCGCTCGTCCTCGACCCTCTGGCGCTCACGGCGCGCGGCCTCCTCCTCCCGCTGCCGGGCGCGCTCTTCGGCGGCCTTGCGGTCTTCCTCCGCCCGGCGCTCGGCCTCGATGCGGTCGCGTTCCGCTCGCTCCTCCGCCTCCTTGGCGCGGCGCTCGGCGTCCAGCCGGTCCCGCTCCGCCTGGGCAGCGCGTTCCTCGGCCTCGGCCTTCTCGCGCTCGACGCGGGCCTGCTCGGCAGCGGCGCGCTCACGTTCGGCCTGGGCCTCCCGTTCGATCCGCTCACGCTCTGCCGTGGCGGCACGTTCGGCCTCTTCCCGCTCCTGGCGGGCCTTCTCCTCCGCGTCGCGCCGGGCCTGCTCAGCAGCGCGGTCGGCGGCTTCCTGCTTCTCGCGCTCGATCCGCTCGGCCTCCTCGCGGGCGGCGCGCTCCGCAGCTTCCTGGCGCAAGCGTTCCAGTTCGGCGCGCTCGGCGTCACGCTGCTGACTCTCCAGCAGGGCGGAGCGCAAGCGGATCACGGCGGCCTCCTTCGCCTCGGCCGCTCGCTTGGCGAACTCCTGGAACCCGTCGGTCGGCGTGGCCTCGACCATAGCCAGCGTCTTTGCAATCTCCTCGGTGGTGCCGGGAGCCGCGATAGAGAACGCCGCGATCCCAGCCTCGTGCTGCTCGACGCGCTTCTCCTCCGCCGCCTCGAACTCGTCCAGCGGGCGCCGCACGTCGTCGCGCAGCTTGTCCAACCGGTCACGCACCACGCGCCGGTCGGCGTCGATCAGTGCCGCCTTCGCCTTGATGTCGGCGACCAGATCCTTGCCCATATCGTCCAGGGCGGTCTTGCTGCGCGCCACCTTGTAGGCCAGCGAGGCGATTTCCTTCCGACCCTTCGGCGCGCTGACGTCCAGCGTGGCCGCCGTGGCGCGGGCTTCGGCCTCCAGCTTGGTCAAGATTTCGTCCACGCCGCCTGGGGCGAAAACCTTGGTCGGCACGAGCGCCGTCACGTTCACGACGGCGATTTCGGTCTTGGCTGCTTCGAGAGTTTCGGACATGGCGATTCCTCATTGTCCGCGGCGGCGGCCGGCGGAGCGGCGTTGGTCAGAGCCGGGTGGCCGGCTGGAAATTCAGGCGCTCCAGGTGGGCGATCGCGCTTTCGAGGGCGGCGCGTT harbors:
- a CDS encoding HNH endonuclease, whose product is MNATLPASVDAFRKHFPKFKDFLVSRGSEVLAPSNAFEVARFTTPQGIGVVYRNGKGQVSSWQGGADEAFAAFRAGASWSVGARKAKGKGKVRHQINALLSRDGDGCFFCGRPLGDDITVEHLVPAVHGGPNHISNLVLAHAACNQSVGHLSVAEKVRARDRMTKDAASQEGISA